From one Lycorma delicatula isolate Av1 chromosome 2, ASM4794821v1, whole genome shotgun sequence genomic stretch:
- the mRpL21 gene encoding mitochondrial ribosomal protein L21 produces MASLFLRNIDKNVCKSVLGVFSSAGINQVIKPLNCSVASRFLSNQNVMPEHQEIIKNNTEDDRLFTKETIALVNSQIEQKKEGRLFAVIHVAGKQFKITAEDIIIIHGHWPPQPSDEIQFEKVLMVAGQDFSLIGRPVLPSGLVCIKGTIIEKDLSHTKTRFVKQRRKQFQRINFIRSEHTMVRINEIKFTGKVGESKTSEPLGRTIQR; encoded by the exons ATGGcatctttatttttaagaaatattgataaaaatgtttgtaaatcaGTGTTAGGAGTGTTTAGTTCTGCAGGAATAAATCAAGTTATCAAAC CACTCAATTGTTCAGTCGCTAGTCGCTTCTTGTCAAATCAGAATGTTATGCCAGAACatcaggaaataattaaaaataacacagaaGATGACAGATTGTTTACTAAAG AAACTATTGCTTTAGTAAATTCTCAAATAGAACAAAAGAAGGAAGGAAGATTGTTTGCTGTTATTCATGTAGCTGGAAAACAGTTCAAAATCACCGCAGAAGATATTATCATTATACATGGTCACTGGCCTCCACAACCTAGTGatgaaattcagtttgaaaag GTTTTGATGGTTGCTGGACAAGATTTTAGCCTAATAGGTCGACCTGTTTTACCATCAGGTCTTGTATGTATAAAAGGGACAATAATTGAAAAAGATCTTTCTCATACAAAAACACGTTTTGTTAAACAGAGAAGGAAACAGTTTCAGCGAATTAATt ttatacGGTCAGAACATACTATGgtaagaattaatgaaataaaatttacaggaaaGGTTGGCGAATCAAAAACCAGTGAACCCTTAGGTAGAACTATACAAAGATAA